The Dietzia sp. ANT_WB102 region GCCGGGCCCCCTGGTGGCAGGTTCGGGGGTATGAGCATCTTCTCCGGTCGTCACTACCCGCGTGAGGTCATCCTCTGGGCGGTGCGTTGGTACTGCCGTTACGGCATCTCTTACAGGGAGCTCGAGGAGATGCTTACTTCAGCGCGGCGTGGCCGTGGACCACACGACGATCTTCCGGTGGGTCCAGAAGTACGGGCCTGAGCTGGATACACAGACCCGCTGGTACCGACGCTTCGCCCCGGTGGGGAGCAGACTCCTGGCGCGTCGACGAAACCTACATCCGCATCGGCGGAAAGTGGTGCTACCTCTACCGCGCTGTCACTAAACGAGGCGACACCCTGGACTTCTACCTGTCCACTCGCCGATCAACGGCCTCCGCGAAACGCTTCTTGGCCAAGACCCTGCGCTCGACACGCCACCATGGGCAACCTCGGGTCATCTGCACGGACAAAAATCCGGCACTGGCAGCAGCGATCACCGCTCTCAAAGCTGAGGGAAAATGCCACCAGAAGTGGAACATCGCAGGTCAAAGTACTGCAACAACGTCATCGGAGGCGACCACGGTCGACTGGAAACGCATCTTAGGACCCAAATCCGGGTTCAAGACCCCGACCAGCGCTTACCGAGCCCTGCAAGGCATGGAAGCCATGCACTCCCTCCGCAAAGGCCAAGGCAGACTATTCGCCTATGACGCTCCCAACCCCGATGCCGTCATCGTCACCAAGGCCTTCCAGCACCTGTAGGAACTACTCCACCGGCTGTGGCCGGCCGCTGTTCACGCCGCCCTCATCCAGTGACTCCGTCCACTTTGCAACAGCACCGCTCGATCGACGGTCACCGCACAAGTATCGGCGACACCCGGGCCGGCAAAACTCTAAGCAGCGCAACAGCACCCCCCGAGGATCCGTTCCCCGTGCCCTCGGAGCCTCACGATGCTTGGCTGAGAGCAGGGTTTAGGCTGGACTTCGCCTGCGTGTGGGCACCGGCGATACCAGGGAGAGCAGACAACCGTGAGCAACAGCGACCAGACCGTCACCGGAGTGCATTCCGACAGCGGTTCGCAGTCCGACACCGGACCGGCCCACCGCTACGGAGCCGCCCTGGCCGGCCAGATCGAGTCGCGCTGGCAGACCGAATGGGCCGCGCGCGGCACGTTCGAGGCCCCGAACCCGGTCGGCCCCCTCGCGGACCCCGACGGAGCTGCACCGCCAGAGAGCAAGTTGTTCGTCCAGGACATGTTCCCGTACCCCTCGGGCGCCGGACTGCACGTCGGGCACCCGCTCGGGTACATCGCCACCGACGTCTTCGCCCGCTTCAACCGGATGCTGGGCACTAACGTCCTCCACACCCTCGGATACGACGCGTTCGGCCTGCCTGCAGAGCAGTACGCGGTGCAGACCGGACAGCACCCGCGGGTGACGACCGAGTCCAACATCGCCAACATGGAGCGTCAGCTCGGTCGCCTCGGATTGGGACACGACCGCCGCCGCGTGTTTGCCACCACCGACACCGATTTCTACCGCTGGACCCAATGGATCTTCCTGCAGATCCATGGATCCTGGTACGACCCCCAGGCCCCTGCCCGCACCACAGACGGACGCGAGCACCCCACACGGACTGGCCGCGCCAGGCCCCTCTCCGAGCTCATCGAACAGTTCGCCTCCGGAACCCGCCCCCTCCCGGGTGAACATGCCGGTCGGGACTGGGCGGAGCTGTCGCGCGCAGAGCAGGAGAAGGTCCTCGACGCCCACCGACTGGTGTACCTCTCCGATTCCACCGTCAACTGGTGCCCGGGACTCGGTACCGTGCTGGCCAACGAGGAGGTCACCGCCGAGGGACGCTCCGAGCGCGGCAACTTCCCCGTCTTCCGCAAGAACTTCTCCCAGTGGATGATGCGGATCACCGCATACGCCGACCGTCTGGTCGATGATCTAGACAGGCTCGATTGGACCGACAAGGTCAAGTCCATGCAGCGCAACTGGATTGGGCGCTCGCAGGGCGCCCGCGTGCGCTTCTCGGTGGCCGACGAGCCCATCGAGGTCTTCACGACCCGCCCGGACACGCTCTTCGGCGCCACCTACATGGTGCTGTCGCCCGAGCACCCGCTGGTCGACGAGCTGGCCGGACCATTCTGGCCTGAGCTTCCCGGCGGCGAGCGTGACGAGCGGTGGACCGGCGGCCACTCCTCTCCCGCCGAGGCCGTGGTGGAGTACCGCCGCCGTGCGGCACGTAAGTCTGACCTGGAGCGACAGGAGAACAAGGAGAAGACCGGCGTTTTTCTCGGCGTCCACGCCGTCAACCCGGTCAACGGCGAGCAGATCCCCGTATTCGTGGCTGACTACGTGCTCATGGGGTACGGCACCGGCGCGATCATGGCCGTGCCGGCCCACGATTCCCGCGACCACGAGTTCGCCACCGCCTTCGGGCTGCCG contains the following coding sequences:
- a CDS encoding IS6 family transposase, which encodes MVLPLRHLLQGARGDAYFSAAWPWTTRRSSGGSRSTGLSWIHRPAGTDASPRWGADSWRVDETYIRIGGKWCYLYRAVTKRGDTLDFYLSTRRSTASAKRFLAKTLRSTRHHGQPRVICTDKNPALAAAITALKAEGKCHQKWNIAGQSTATTSSEATTVDWKRILGPKSGFKTPTSAYRALQGMEAMHSLRKGQGRLFAYDAPNPDAVIVTKAFQHL